Proteins encoded in a region of the Dorea longicatena genome:
- the hemW gene encoding radical SAM family heme chaperone HemW, protein MRPLELYIHIPFCVKKCRYCDFLSAPATPEARQEYVMGLCQKIRSYYDLAGMYHVSSIFIGGGTPSILETQQMRSIFDAIRATFPIDSDAEITVEVNPGTVDKLKLMAYRNVGINRLSIGLQSTDDQELKMLGRIHTYKDFLDTYTLAREVGFQNINVDLMSGIPFQTLGGWEDTLKKVAELGPEHISAYSLIIEEGTPFYEKYGEGERAEARRRRELPDEDTERMMYQFTKNILWSYGYHRYEISNYAKEGYECRHNLGYWNRTEYLGIGTGAASLINNQRFVEGGEIEVLSLQNQMEEYMFLGLRKIEGVSKTDFRQTFGRSIENAYGKVLIDMYQKQLLEDTGEYIRLTEKGIDVSNYVMSEFLF, encoded by the coding sequence ATGAGACCATTAGAGTTATATATCCATATTCCATTTTGTGTAAAAAAATGTCGGTACTGTGATTTCCTGTCTGCGCCTGCAACACCTGAAGCGAGACAGGAGTATGTCATGGGCTTGTGCCAGAAGATCCGTTCTTATTATGATCTTGCCGGTATGTACCATGTAAGCAGTATTTTTATAGGAGGCGGTACACCGTCCATATTAGAAACTCAGCAGATGAGGAGTATCTTCGATGCGATACGTGCTACATTTCCAATTGATTCGGACGCGGAGATCACGGTAGAAGTGAACCCGGGGACAGTAGATAAGTTGAAATTGATGGCATATCGGAATGTCGGGATTAATCGTCTGAGTATCGGATTACAGTCAACGGATGATCAGGAATTAAAGATGCTCGGAAGAATTCATACATATAAAGACTTCCTGGATACCTATACGCTTGCAAGAGAAGTGGGATTTCAGAATATCAATGTAGATCTGATGTCGGGAATTCCATTTCAGACATTGGGAGGATGGGAAGATACATTAAAAAAAGTGGCAGAACTTGGTCCAGAACATATCTCCGCATACAGTCTGATCATCGAAGAAGGAACGCCGTTCTATGAAAAGTACGGAGAGGGTGAACGCGCTGAGGCGAGAAGAAGAAGAGAACTTCCGGATGAAGATACAGAACGGATGATGTATCAGTTTACAAAAAATATTTTGTGGAGTTACGGCTATCACAGATATGAGATATCTAATTATGCCAAAGAAGGATATGAATGCCGGCATAACCTTGGATACTGGAACCGCACAGAATATCTGGGAATCGGAACCGGTGCGGCATCTCTTATCAATAACCAACGATTCGTAGAAGGCGGTGAGATCGAAGTTCTTAGTTTGCAGAATCAGATGGAAGAATATATGTTTCTGGGGCTCAGAAAAATCGAAGGAGTATCCAAGACTGACTTCAGGCAGACTTTCGGAAGAAGTATTGAAAATGCATATGGAAAAGTACTGATCGATATGTACCAAAAGCAGCTGCTTGAAGACACCGGCGAATACATCCGGTTAACAGAAAAAGGAATCGATGTCAGCAACTATGTCATGAGCGAGTTTCTATTTTAA
- the lepA gene encoding translation elongation factor 4 encodes MSGIDQSKIRNFCIIAHIDHGKSTLADRIIEMTGLLTSREMQSQVLDNMELERERGITIKAQTVRTVYKAKDGEEYIFNLIDTPGHVDFNYEVSRSLAACDGAILVVDAAQGVEAQTLANVYLALDHDLDVVPVLNKIDLPSADPERVIEEIEDVIGIEAEDAPQISAKTGLNVDQVLEEIVAKIPAPTGDPKAPLQALIFDSLYDAYKGVIVFCRIKEGTVKKGTPILMMATGAKAEVVEVGYFGAGQFIPCEELSAGMVGYITASLKNVKDTRVGDTVTNAAHPCAEPLPGYKKVNPMVYCGLYPADGAKYPDLRDALEKLQLNDASLQFEPETSIALGFGFRCGFLGLLHLEIIQERLEREYNLDLVTTAPGVIYKVHKTNGDVIELTNPSNLPDPSEIEYMEEPMVKAEIMVTAEFIGAIMDLCQERRGVYEGMEYIEETRAVLHYQLPLNEIIYDFFDALKSRSRGYASFDYEMAGYVKSELVKLDILINKEEVDALSFIIHADTAYERGRKMCEKLKEEIPRQLFEIPIQAAIGSKIIARETVRAMRKDVLAKCYGGDISRKRKLLEKQKEGKKRMRQVGNVEIPQKAFMSVLKLDDK; translated from the coding sequence GTGTCAGGAATAGATCAGAGTAAAATTCGAAATTTTTGTATTATAGCACATATTGACCATGGTAAATCAACACTGGCGGACCGTATCATTGAGATGACGGGACTTCTTACCAGTCGTGAGATGCAGTCCCAGGTGTTAGACAATATGGAGCTGGAAAGAGAACGAGGAATCACGATCAAAGCCCAGACAGTCAGAACGGTATATAAGGCAAAGGATGGAGAAGAGTATATCTTTAACCTGATCGATACGCCGGGGCATGTAGACTTTAACTATGAAGTATCCCGAAGCCTTGCAGCTTGTGACGGGGCAATTCTGGTAGTGGATGCCGCACAGGGGGTAGAAGCACAGACGCTTGCCAATGTATACCTTGCGCTGGATCATGATCTGGATGTAGTACCGGTATTAAATAAGATCGATCTTCCAAGTGCCGATCCGGAACGTGTGATTGAAGAGATTGAGGATGTGATCGGAATAGAGGCAGAGGATGCGCCGCAGATTTCTGCAAAGACCGGACTGAATGTAGATCAGGTGCTGGAAGAAATCGTGGCAAAGATACCGGCACCAACCGGAGATCCGAAAGCACCGCTTCAGGCGTTGATCTTTGATTCTTTATATGATGCGTATAAAGGTGTTATCGTATTTTGCAGAATCAAAGAAGGAACTGTAAAAAAAGGAACACCGATCCTTATGATGGCGACAGGAGCTAAGGCAGAAGTAGTAGAAGTTGGTTATTTTGGGGCCGGACAGTTTATTCCGTGTGAGGAACTGAGTGCCGGAATGGTAGGCTATATTACGGCAAGTCTTAAGAACGTAAAGGATACCCGCGTGGGTGATACGGTAACCAATGCGGCACATCCATGTGCAGAACCGCTTCCGGGATATAAGAAAGTAAATCCAATGGTTTACTGTGGATTATATCCGGCAGATGGCGCAAAATACCCGGATCTCAGGGATGCGTTGGAGAAATTACAGTTAAATGATGCATCACTGCAGTTCGAACCTGAGACTTCAATTGCACTGGGATTCGGATTCCGCTGTGGATTCCTTGGACTTCTGCATCTGGAGATCATTCAGGAACGTCTGGAAAGAGAATATAATCTGGATCTGGTAACAACTGCGCCGGGGGTTATCTATAAAGTACACAAGACAAATGGAGATGTGATAGAGCTTACGAATCCATCGAACCTTCCGGATCCTTCAGAGATCGAATATATGGAAGAGCCAATGGTAAAAGCAGAGATCATGGTGACAGCGGAGTTTATCGGTGCGATCATGGATCTGTGCCAGGAACGTCGAGGCGTATATGAAGGTATGGAGTATATTGAAGAGACACGTGCAGTATTACATTACCAGCTCCCGCTTAATGAAATCATTTATGATTTCTTTGATGCATTAAAATCAAGATCAAGAGGATATGCTTCGTTTGACTATGAGATGGCCGGTTATGTGAAGTCAGAACTTGTCAAACTGGATATCCTGATCAATAAAGAAGAAGTCGATGCATTGTCATTTATCATTCATGCAGATACTGCATACGAACGCGGAAGAAAGATGTGCGAGAAGTTAAAAGAAGAGATCCCGAGACAGTTATTCGAGATTCCAATCCAGGCAGCAATCGGAAGTAAGATCATCGCGCGTGAAACAGTTCGTGCGATGCGTAAAGACGTGCTGGCAAAATGTTATGGTGGAGATATCAGCCGTAAGAGAAAGCTTCTGGAAAAACAGAAAGAAGGAAAGAAACGTATGCGTCAGGTGGGCAACGTAGAGATTCCGCAGAAAGCATTTATGAGTGTATTGAAGCTGGATGATAAATAA
- the holA gene encoding DNA polymerase III subunit delta, producing the protein MKSLNEDIKTGNFKPVYLLYGEEAYLKKQYRDRITKAIFPDGDTVNYAYYEGKGINPGELIDLAETMPFFAKRRLIVVENSGFFKNATPDLADYIKTMPDTACFLFVENEADKRGKMYKAVKSKGRVVEMARQDEKTLLYWVAGNVKKEGYKIKEQTARYLLSTTGTDMENLEKELEKLFCYCMGKEEIEISDIEAICTTQITNKIFDMVEAVAMKNQKKALDYYYDLLALKEPPMRILYLLTRQFKLLLEVKDLVGKRYDKSSIAKTVGLHPFVAGKYMQQCRTFEKKELRNILEEAVDTEEMVKTGRLNDVMSVELFIVKYSAA; encoded by the coding sequence TCTGAAAAAGCAATACAGAGACCGGATAACCAAGGCAATATTTCCGGATGGGGATACGGTAAATTATGCATATTATGAAGGCAAAGGGATAAATCCGGGTGAACTCATAGATCTTGCCGAGACAATGCCGTTTTTTGCAAAGCGTCGTCTGATAGTGGTAGAAAATTCGGGATTTTTTAAAAATGCAACACCGGATCTGGCCGATTATATCAAGACGATGCCGGATACGGCATGCTTTTTGTTCGTGGAAAATGAGGCGGACAAACGAGGAAAGATGTATAAAGCGGTGAAGAGTAAAGGACGCGTAGTTGAGATGGCGCGTCAGGATGAGAAGACATTATTATACTGGGTTGCAGGTAATGTAAAAAAAGAAGGCTACAAGATCAAGGAACAGACGGCCAGATATCTTCTGTCAACAACAGGAACGGATATGGAGAATCTGGAAAAAGAACTGGAAAAACTCTTTTGTTACTGTATGGGAAAAGAAGAGATTGAGATATCAGATATAGAAGCAATCTGTACAACACAGATTACAAATAAGATTTTTGATATGGTAGAAGCGGTTGCAATGAAGAACCAGAAAAAGGCGCTTGATTACTATTATGATCTTCTGGCATTAAAAGAACCGCCGATGCGTATCTTATACCTTCTGACGAGACAGTTTAAGCTGCTTTTGGAAGTGAAAGATCTGGTGGGGAAACGTTACGATAAATCATCAATCGCAAAGACAGTCGGACTTCATCCGTTTGTGGCGGGAAAATATATGCAGCAATGCCGCACATTTGAAAAGAAAGAGTTAAGGAACATTCTGGAAGAGGCTGTAGATACCGAAGAGATGGTAAAGACGGGACGCCTGAATGATGTGATGAGTGTGGAACTTTTCATTGTAAAATACAGTGCTGCATGA